A stretch of DNA from Streptomyces sp. NBC_01197:
CCGCGGCCCTCGCGCCGGGCGCGCCAGGACGCTGGTTCACCCCGGCCTTCGCCGGGTCGACTGCCGCCGCAGGTGCGGTCGCAGACCTGTGCGCCACCGACCCGGCCGGGTACGCGGCCTGCTGCGACGCGCTGGCCGCGTACGACCTGCGGGGTGAACTCCACCGCGTCCGAGCACCCGCTCTGGTGATCGGCGGGCGCGAGGACCCCGCCACTCCCCCGGCCCACGCCCGGGAACTCGCCGACTCCATCCCCGGTGCGACCCTGCTCGAACTGCCGGGCGCCTCGCACCTCGCACCGGTCGAGCGGCCGCAGCCCGTACTCGCCGCGCTCCAGGCGCACTTCACCGCCCAGCCGTACGACGACGAGTCGCGCCGCGCCGCAGGGACGGCCGTCCGCCGGGCCGTGCTGGGCGATGCCCATGTGGACCGGGCCGCCGAACGCGGTACGGGGTTCACCGCCGCCTTCCAGGACCTCATCACCCGCTACGCCTGGGGCGAGATCTGGACCCGCCCCGGCCTGGACCGCCGCACGCGCAGCTGCATCACCCTCACCGCGCTGGTCGCCCACGGCCAGCTGGACGAGCTGGCGATGCATGTCGGCGCGGCGATCCGCAACGGGCTCACCCGCGACGAGATCGAGGAGGTCCTGCTCCAGAGCGCCGTCTACTGCGGTGTCCCCGCCGCCAACGCGGCCTTCGCCACCGCACAGCGCGTCCTGTCCGAGCTCGACCGGGCCGGCTGATGCCGCACTCCCCCTCCTTCCACGTTCGCCTCCGTCCCCGTTCACCTCTCCGTCCCAGGAGTCCGTATGCGCACACGCGTCGGCATCATCGGCGCCGGCCCGGCCGGCCTGCTGCTGTCCCATCTGCTCCACCGCCAGGGCATCGACAACGTCGTCCTGGAACTCCGCACCCGGGAGTACGTCGAACATCGCCAGCGCGCCGGCATTCTCGAACACGGCACCGCCGAGGTGCTGCGAGCCTCCGGGGCCGGAGAACGGATGGACCTCCAGGGCATCCCGCACACAGGCGTGGAGCTCCGGTTCGACCGCCGGTCCCATCGCATCGACCTCGCTGCCGGCACCGGTGGGCGGTCGGTGATGGTCTACGCGCAGACCGAGGTGGTCAAGGACCTGATCGCACTGCGCGAACAGGCAGGCGGCACCATACTCTTCGAGGCCGAAGCGCTCTCCGTCGACGCGATCGACACCTCGGCCCCCGCCGTCCGCTACCGGCTTGGAGGGGCCGAACACACGCTGGACTGTGATGTCGTCGTCGCCTGCGACGGCTTCCACGGCGTCGGCCGCCGCTCCGTGCCCGACGGCCTGCTCACCGTATCGGAGCGCACCTACCCCTTCGCGTGGCTCGGCATCCTGGCCGACGTACCGCCCTCCTGCGACGAGTTGGTCTACGCACACCACGAGCGCGGTTTCGCCCTGCACAGCATGAGGTCCCCGCAGGTCAGCCGCCTCTATCTCCAGGTCGATCCCACGGACAGCACCGACAACTGGCCGGACGAGCGGATCTGGGACGAACTCGACGCCCGCTTCGAGACCGAGGACGGCTGGAAGCTCGGGCGCGGCCCGATCACCGAGAAGGGCATCACTCCGATGCGGAGCTTCGTGGCGGAGCCCATGCGCCACGGCCGGCTCTTCCTGGCCGGCGACGCGGCCCACATCGTTCCGCCCACCGGCGCCAAGGGCCTCAACCTCGCCGTGGCCGACGTCACCCTGCTCGCGCGGGCCCTGACCCAGTGGCACACCCACCAGGACGAGGCCCAGCTCGACGCGTACTCCGAGACCGCGCTGCGCCGTGTCTGGCGGGCTGAGCACTTCTCGTACACGATGACCAGCCTGCTGCACACCGACCCCGCCGCCACCGGGTTCGACCGCCGGCTCCAGCTCTCCCACCTGCGCTACATCGCCTCGTCCGATGCGGCGTCGTCCTCGCTCGCCGAGAACTACACCGGGCTGCCCTTCGTCTGACGGCGGCCCCGCCGTCACGTGGCAGTGGCGCCGCCGTCCCCACGGAATTCGCCGAGGGCAGAACGCCACCGGCAGCCTGCCGGGCGCGGGGCTCCTAGGCTGAAGAGGTGAGCAGCCACATGCCGAACCAAGCCCGCGTCCTTCCCCTGCGTCCGGTTGCAGCCGCTGCTGCGCCGGCCCCGCGGGCCGGGACGAAAGAGCCCTTGTGGCGGGACGTCGTGGGAGACGTCCTGCGCCGTGAGCGCCTCGCTCAGGAGCGCACGCTGAAGGATGTGGCCGAGGCGGCCAGAATCTCGATGCCGTACCTCTCCGAGCTGGAGCGCGGCCGCAAGGAGGCCTCGTCCGAGGTCCTCGCGGCTGCCGGCCGTGCGCTCGGTCTCGGCCTCGGTGATCTGCTCGCCCTGGGCCAGCGCGAGCTGGCACGCCTCACCCGTACGGGGCCGACCGGCCCGCGTACCGCGCCCGTCACCACTGCGCGCGGTCTGGGCTCGGCGCGGCCTTCCGGCGGCGCCGGCGAGAGCGGTGCGGCGGTGTCCGTGGCGGAGCTGAGCATCCGCCGCGCGGCGGTCTGCCCGGTCGTCTCCCCGACCGCGTCCCCGGTCTCGCACCAGGGTGAAGTGCGCCTGGCAGCCTGAGGGTCCGACGTCCGGAAGGGCCGGCCGGGGCGCAACCCGCGCCCGGCCGGCCCTCTTTCTCGCGGCCCCGGCCCCGGACGTTGCTATACGGCTGCGTTCCGGCGGCTGAGCACCTGATCGGCGAGCCCGTACGCGACGGCCTCGCGCGCGGTGAAGACCTTGTCCCGGTCCATGTCGGCGCGCAGTTCGGAGATTTCGTGGTGCGTGTGCCGGGAGAGCACCTCCTCGACCTCCGAGCGGATACGGAGCATCTCCTTCGCCCGCAGGCTGAGGTCGGAGACGGTGCCCTGCTCGCCGCCGCTCGCAGGCTGGCCGAGCAGGACCCGTGCGTGGTCGAGGACGAACCGCCGCCCGGGGTCTCCGCCGGCGAGCAGCACCGCCGCGGTCGATGCCGCCTGGCCGACGCAGAAGGTCGAGATGGGAGAGCTGACGAAGGTCATCGTGTCGTAGATGGCCATCAGCGAAGTGACCGAACCGCCGGGTGAGTTGATGTAGATGGAGATCTCGGTCTCCTGGCTCGACGACTCGAGGTGCAGCAGCTGTGCGATGACGACGTTGGCTACGCCGTCGTCGATCTCGGTGCCGATGAAGATGATCCGCTCGGAGAGCAGCCTGCTGAAGACGTCGTAGGACCGCTCCCCCTGCGGGGTGCGCTCGACGACGTTGGGAATCGTGTACTGGCTCATGTCCACCGGGTGCCGGTCCATCTCAGAGCCCCGTCCGTCGCCGCGGACCGGCCGGCCGGACGTCGTCGAGCGACTCCACGACCCGGTCCACCATGCCGTACTCCTTGGCCTGCTCCGCGGTGAACCAGCGGTCACGGTCGCCGTCGCGGGAGATCGTCCCCTCGCTCTGGCCGGTGTGCTCCGCGGTGATCCGCTCGATGGACTTCTTGGTGAATTCGAGGTTCTCCGCCTGGATCGCGATATCGGCGGCGGTCCCGCCGATCCCGGCCGACGGCTGGTGCATCATGATCCGCGCGTTCGGCAGCGCGAAGCGCTTGCCCGATTCCCCGACCGTGAGCAGGAACTGGCCCATGCTCGCGGCGAATCCCATCGCGAGGGTGGAGACGTCGTTCGGGATGAGCCGCATGGTGTCGTAGATCGCGAGACCAGCCGTCACCGAGCCACCGGGGCTGTTGATGTACAGGCTGATGTCGGTCTTCGGGTCCTCCGCCGACAGCAGGAGCAGCTGGGCGCAGACCCGGTTGGCCGACACCTCGTCAACCTGCGTACCGAGCAGGACGATGCGCTGCATCAGGAGCTGTGCGGCCAGGTGGTCGTCGAAACGGGTGGCGGGTGTGGAGTCGTCGTCGGACGCTCGGGGGGCGAGAGCGGTGCCCCACCCGGTAGGGGAAGTGGACATCGGTCCTCCTTGTCGGGGCGCGGACGCCGGCTCCGCGCTCTTCCCCCACTGTCGGCCCGACCGTGCCGCCCGTTGGCCTTTCTCGGCCCGCAGCAGATTCGCTGACGGCAGAGCCGGACCGGCCTGCCCCGGTGGGCCGCCGGGACAGGCTGGTGCGGTGGTCAGCTCAGCGAGCGGTAGAGACCGAACTCCGCGATACGGGCCGGCAGGCGGGAGCCGAGTACGCGCAGCCGCCACTGCCGGGCTGCCACCGGTGAGGGCAGCAGGACGATACGGCTCGCGCCGACGGTCCCCACCTTCGCGGCCTGGGTCCACCCCTTCTCCGTCAGGGCTTCCACGACGACCTGTTCGACCTGCTGACCGTGACGGATATCCTCGGCGAGCCGGATCCGGTCCACCTCGCGCGGGCGGCCGAAGTCGACGTACAGAGCGCCGGCCGACGCTGCGGGCGCGGTCCATGCCGTGTCCGGGTCGCCGTCCACCGCGAGGGCCGGGTGGTGTCCGTCGCCCCAGGTCCGCGCCGTGTGGGCGAGGTTCTTGGGCAGTTCGGCGCCGATGCGCTCGTCGAAGGCCTGGAGTACGGCGACGTCCGCGGCAGGGAGCTGCCCCTGCTGGTCCGGCGGGATGTTCAGCAGCAGCACGGAGTTGCGGCCGACCGACCGCAGGTAGATGTCGGTGAGCTCGTCGACCGTCTTGGGCTGCTGGTCCGGGTGGTAGAACCAGCCGGGCCTGATGGACACGTCGCACTCGGCCGGCCACCACTGGAGGTACTGGGCCACCGACCGGGATGCGGCGAGCGCGTCGCGGCTGCCCTGGTCGGGGGCGTCGTAGGGAAGCGCGTAGTCGGTACGGCCGTACTCCACCTCGGCGACGGGGACGGCGCTCCACTCGTCCTCGCGGGCCAGCCCGCCCTCATTGCCCACCCAGCGGACGTCCGGCCCCGATACGGCGATGGAGGCCCCGGGCGCGAGGGCACGGACGACCTCGTACCAGCTGTCCCAGTCGTAGTGCTCGACCTTCTCCGGGGGGATGCGGCCCTGTGCGCCGTCGAACCACACCTCGTCCACCGGCCCGTACTCCGTGAGTACTTCGTAGAGCTGGTTGAGCATATGGGCGCCGTAGTCGGTGGCCTGGAGTTCAAAGCTGCGTAGTTTCTTTCCGGCTCGGTCGTCACCGTCGGTAAGGGTGGGCACCGTGCGGGTGGTGCGTGCGCTCCCGTTGGCGTAGACACCGTGCAGGTACTGGTTCTCGTCGGCCGGGGAGATGTAGACGCCGACCTTGATCCCGTGGGCGCGCATCGAGTCGGCGAACGAGCGCAGTACGTCGCCGCGGCCGTCCTCCCAGCTGCTGGAGGCCACACCGTGGTCCGTGTAGCGGGAGGGGTAGAGGACGAAGCCGTCGTGGTGCTTGACGGTGAGGATGGCGAGTTCGAAGCCGCCGTCGCGCAGCGCCCGCGCCCACTGATCGGTGTCCAGTCCGGTGGGCTGGAAGACATCGGGGCTCTCGTCGCCTGTGCCCCACTCCAGTCCGGTGAAGGTGTTGACGCCGAAGTGCAGGAACGCCGTCTTCTCCAGCCGCTGCCAGGCTATTTGACGCTCGGTCGGGCGCAGCCGGGCGGCCTTGGCAACCAGTTCGTCCGGGGTGTCGTCCGGGCCGATGGCGACGCGGTAGCCGGGCTCGACGGATACGGAGGGACGGCTTCCGGACGCGGCCAGGGCGTCCGGGGCGAGCAGGGGCGAGCCTGCGGAAGCGCCGACGACGGCGAGCGTGGTGACGAAGAGGCGGCGGCTGAGAGCCATGGGCAGGTCCTTCGGTGGCAGGGGCTTCGGTGGCAGAGGCCCCGGCTCCAAAACCTCGATGGCGGAGGCCCGGTGGCAGGGCCTCGGTTTCAGGAGCTTCGGGTGCGGGCCTGGCAGGGGCCACGCCTTCGTCCATTCATCCGACGTTCTGCGGAACCCAGACTCTCAATTTCGAACCCTTACTGGTGAGTTGACGGAGAAGAGTCCATCCGTCCGTACGGAAAGTCCATCCCGGACACAGCGGCAGGCCGGTGGAGCCGGTGGTGGGAACCCACTGCGCACATGGGTCCCCACCACCGGCTCCACCGGCCTTGCCGGGCCTGCCGTCAGTCCGCCGTGGGAATCCTCCCGGTCTCCTGCCCCTTGCCGAGCGACGGCAGGAAGCGCCCGATCATCAGCTTGTACAGCCCCGCACCGAGGACACCACCGATCAGCGGCCCGACGATCGGCACCCAGAAGTAGAAGTTGCCGTACTGATCTCGCCAGGCCGTGTGGTAGCCGGTGATGAAGCTCGCCAGTCGGGGGCCGAAGTCACGCGCGGGGTTGATCGCGTACCCGGCGTCGGCGCCGAACGCCATCCCGATGGCCACGATGAGCAGCCCGATGAGAAACGGCCCCATGTTGGCGCCGGGCGGGTCGTTGAGCACGTCGGTGAGCGCGAACAGCACGAAGAGCAGGATCGCGGTACCGATGATCTGGTCGCGCAGGGCTCCCCACTCGCTGACCGGAAAGGTTCCGTTGCCGGGCAGCGTCGAGAAGACGAACTGCGACTTGAACGTGTGGCCGGGGTCGAACTTGGCCAGGATTTCCGTGTAGTTCCACCGCACGAGCAGCGCGGCGGTGAACGCACCGGCGGTCTGCGCCACGATGAACGGGACGACCTTGGCCCAGGAGAAGTCCCGGAAGAGGGCCATGGCGAGCGTGACCGCCGGATTGATGTGGGCCCCGCTGATCCGGCCGGCCACATACACACCCAACGTGACGCCGAAACCCCAGGCCCAGGCGATGCTGTCGTGGTCCCCGAGGCCCCCGGCCACCACCTGCGCCACCACCCCGCACCCGAACAGGATGAGGATCATGGTGCCGGCGAACTCCGCGGAAAGTTCAGCCACCAGACCCGTTCTCTTTGCGCCTTTTGACATGGACACCTGCCTCCAGACAGTCCGGGCTGAGACGTACGGCCGGCGGCACGGAGAGGCAAAGCGCGGCAGACTGACGCACCGTACGGCCGAAAGACGCACACCGGCATACCCATACGACGTGCAGCGGAGCGCCTGCGCAAGCTGGGACCGGCGACCGGGTGCAGGACCGCGCAGGCCGGGTGCAGAACCGCTCAGGCCGGGTGCAGGACCGCGCAGGCCGTCGGACGGGAGACCGCCGCCCACCCGGTCGACCGCCCGCCGGTGGGCGAGGGTGAGGACCCAGGTCATCCCGGAGCCGCGAGAGGGCTGGAAGCGGGCAGCGGACCGCCAGACCTCAAGCAGCACCTCCTGCTGAACGGGCTCAGGCCCTGGAGCCGGAGGTCCGCGCCCGCCGGGATCGGCCGGGCGTACGAGGCGGGCCGCGGGAACACGATGTTCTTCCGTGCGGCGGCGGCCTGGGCCGCCCCTGATGCGTTGAGCCGGCGTCCCAGGACGCCCGCTCCGGCCGATGCCGCCACCGCGGCCGTCGCGGCGATCACAAACCCACGTCGGTCGAAGACCCCGTGCGTCTCGCCCTTCCCCTCGGTCACGCCGACCGTGCGGAAGGGGCGGAGAGCCAGCCTGCCGGTCAGCAGGTAGAGCACCCCGCAGCCCAGCGCGCCACCGACGACCGAGGGCAGTGCGTCCAGCGGGCCGGCGTCAGGCCGCCCCGCCGCCGCCACCGCCCCGACCGCCCCGACCGCCCCGACCGCCCCGAAGAGCAGTACGGCGGCGGAACCGGTCTTCCGGTAGCGCAGCGCGGCCACGCCGACGGCCATGGCGAAAGCGGCCAGGAGGGCCAGGATGCCGAGTTGGAGCACCAGTTTGTCGTTGGTCCCGAAGTGCCGTACGGCGAAGTCCTTCAGCCAGGGCGGGGTCCGGTCGATGACCGCACCGCCCACGGCCGTCACTGGACTCGCCTCCGGCCGGACGGACGGCGCAACGAGCTCGGCGACACACAGCGCGGCGAGCCCGGTGATCAGCCCGCTCAGTGCACCCAGCGAGGCGCGCACGACACGGGCCGGCCCCTTACGGCGGCCCGCCTCCGGCACTGCAACTTCCCGGTCTTCGCTCACACCGGCCATTCGGTGCCGGCACCGTGGCGGATTGGTCCGTCAGCCGAATGATTCACAAGCGAGTTGAGCGCGGGACCGATGTGAGTCGGGAAACACCTTCCGTGAGGGTCGGAAGGCAGTCGATACTGTGAGGAAAGCAACGCCCCGCCGGATGCCTCGACTTGTCACGCACCCGGTGTCAGCACGAGCACGAAAGGATACCGGTGGGTAACACTGCTTTGGGTAACCGTACGAGGCAATCGGCCGTTCCACGGCCCCGGCCTGTCTCACGCGGCACGGAGAACCTGGCTGGGGGGAACCTGGCGGGTGTGAACCTGGCGGGGGCGCCCCACCTCCGCAGCATCGGACCGATGATGGGGTCGATACAGGCGCTCGCCGGTAACAGGGCCGCGTCAGCCGTTGTCCAGCGTCTCGCCCCGGACACCGAGACGAAGGGGTCCAGTGACGGGACGGGCAAACCGAAGGCGAAGGCGTCCCGTACCGGGCTGAACATCCGGGAGAGGATCGCCAGTGCGCTGGAGCGGGCCAACAAGCACCTCGACGTCCTCGACACCCTCGTCCTGCGCGGTCTGGTCCCGGCCGACGCGGAGATGAACTGGCGGGCCTCCCAGACCGCCGACACCCGACTGTCGGAGCAGGTCGGCGCGTCCTCCGCCGCGGCCGGCGCCGAGATGGGACTCACCGACGGGGTCACGGCGGTCAACAACGTCCTCGACGCACGCAAGGCGTACAAGGAATCCAAGGAGAACCCGACGGGCCCCTCCTCCCACGCCCCACGGAAGAAGTTCCCCTCAAAGACGCTCGACGCGATCCAGAACCTGGCGACTTACGGCTCCGATGTCATCGGCGTCGCCAAGAACTCCCTGCACGCTGAGGGCATCGTGACGGCAGCGAGTGTCGCTGAGGCCGGGGGCGGAATGATCGGGGCCGTGGCGGGCGTCAAGAGCGTCCGGGCGGCGCGTCGATTCGGGCTGACGACGCGCAAGTACCGGGACGTCAAGAAGATCGACGTGCCCGCGCCGGTGGACGACCACGAGCTCACCCGGCTCCGCGAGGCCGAGACGGAGAGCCACTGGGCGCTCGCGCAGGCCTATGTCGCGTTGGAGCGCGCCCACGACGGCGACGGGGACGGCCTCGCGGATCGGCTGAGTGCCGCCCTGGACCGTGCCGGCGACGCCTTCTCGACCATCGAGAAGGCCGCCGGAGACGTCAAGCAGGCACAGGACACCAATGTCCTCAACACCACCCGGGACTACGCCCTGGCCAAGCAACGCAACAAGCTCTGGAAACAGGGGGTCGGCGCGGTCGGGGACGGCGCGAGGTCGGCCGGCGGCGCGGTGACGATCGCGGCGGCTGCCACGGGAGCACTGGCGAGCAACCCGGTCGGCTGGGGCCTGGCCGCTACAGCGGCAGGGCTGTTGGCCTCGGTCACCGCGTACAAGGCCGGTCGCGCCGGCAAGAAGCGCTACGACGGCGCCCGCCACCCCGACCGCTGGGCCCCGTCCACGGAGGAGGGTGGCCCGGCCGCCTCCGAGCCCGCCTCCCGCCCGGACGCCCTCAAGGAAGCGCTGAAGTTCTGGAAGAAGGCCGAACACAGCAAGCGCGATGCCATGGCGCGCACCCTCTACGGCCTCGCCGCAGGCCCCGAGGTCCCGGCCGGCCGGAAGACCGAGCCCGGGTTGCGTGCCTCGGCCCGGGAACTGCTCGTCGCTCTGAAGGCAGGCCCCGCCC
This window harbors:
- a CDS encoding 4-hydroxybenzoate 3-monooxygenase; protein product: MRTRVGIIGAGPAGLLLSHLLHRQGIDNVVLELRTREYVEHRQRAGILEHGTAEVLRASGAGERMDLQGIPHTGVELRFDRRSHRIDLAAGTGGRSVMVYAQTEVVKDLIALREQAGGTILFEAEALSVDAIDTSAPAVRYRLGGAEHTLDCDVVVACDGFHGVGRRSVPDGLLTVSERTYPFAWLGILADVPPSCDELVYAHHERGFALHSMRSPQVSRLYLQVDPTDSTDNWPDERIWDELDARFETEDGWKLGRGPITEKGITPMRSFVAEPMRHGRLFLAGDAAHIVPPTGAKGLNLAVADVTLLARALTQWHTHQDEAQLDAYSETALRRVWRAEHFSYTMTSLLHTDPAATGFDRRLQLSHLRYIASSDAASSSLAENYTGLPFV
- a CDS encoding ClpP family protease; translated protein: MSQYTIPNVVERTPQGERSYDVFSRLLSERIIFIGTEIDDGVANVVIAQLLHLESSSQETEISIYINSPGGSVTSLMAIYDTMTFVSSPISTFCVGQAASTAAVLLAGGDPGRRFVLDHARVLLGQPASGGEQGTVSDLSLRAKEMLRIRSEVEEVLSRHTHHEISELRADMDRDKVFTAREAVAYGLADQVLSRRNAAV
- a CDS encoding MIP/aquaporin family protein — translated: MSKGAKRTGLVAELSAEFAGTMILILFGCGVVAQVVAGGLGDHDSIAWAWGFGVTLGVYVAGRISGAHINPAVTLAMALFRDFSWAKVVPFIVAQTAGAFTAALLVRWNYTEILAKFDPGHTFKSQFVFSTLPGNGTFPVSEWGALRDQIIGTAILLFVLFALTDVLNDPPGANMGPFLIGLLIVAIGMAFGADAGYAINPARDFGPRLASFITGYHTAWRDQYGNFYFWVPIVGPLIGGVLGAGLYKLMIGRFLPSLGKGQETGRIPTAD
- a CDS encoding alpha-L-fucosidase, which codes for MALSRRLFVTTLAVVGASAGSPLLAPDALAASGSRPSVSVEPGYRVAIGPDDTPDELVAKAARLRPTERQIAWQRLEKTAFLHFGVNTFTGLEWGTGDESPDVFQPTGLDTDQWARALRDGGFELAILTVKHHDGFVLYPSRYTDHGVASSSWEDGRGDVLRSFADSMRAHGIKVGVYISPADENQYLHGVYANGSARTTRTVPTLTDGDDRAGKKLRSFELQATDYGAHMLNQLYEVLTEYGPVDEVWFDGAQGRIPPEKVEHYDWDSWYEVVRALAPGASIAVSGPDVRWVGNEGGLAREDEWSAVPVAEVEYGRTDYALPYDAPDQGSRDALAASRSVAQYLQWWPAECDVSIRPGWFYHPDQQPKTVDELTDIYLRSVGRNSVLLLNIPPDQQGQLPAADVAVLQAFDERIGAELPKNLAHTARTWGDGHHPALAVDGDPDTAWTAPAASAGALYVDFGRPREVDRIRLAEDIRHGQQVEQVVVEALTEKGWTQAAKVGTVGASRIVLLPSPVAARQWRLRVLGSRLPARIAEFGLYRSLS
- a CDS encoding ClpP family protease, with protein sequence MSTSPTGWGTALAPRASDDDSTPATRFDDHLAAQLLMQRIVLLGTQVDEVSANRVCAQLLLLSAEDPKTDISLYINSPGGSVTAGLAIYDTMRLIPNDVSTLAMGFAASMGQFLLTVGESGKRFALPNARIMMHQPSAGIGGTAADIAIQAENLEFTKKSIERITAEHTGQSEGTISRDGDRDRWFTAEQAKEYGMVDRVVESLDDVRPAGPRRRTGL
- the pcaDC gene encoding bifunctional 3-oxoadipate enol-lactonase/4-carboxymuconolactone decarboxylase PcaDC, translating into MNRLPHHLLDGPADGAPLILGPSLGTSVSVWEAQAAALSRTHRVLRFDLPGHGGSPAGLLPQDGSATVAGLAGLVLRLADAQGWDRFGYAGVSLGGAVGAHLAVHHPERIGALAMVCSSARFGDPAGWRERAALVRAEGTAALAPGAPGRWFTPAFAGSTAAAGAVADLCATDPAGYAACCDALAAYDLRGELHRVRAPALVIGGREDPATPPAHARELADSIPGATLLELPGASHLAPVERPQPVLAALQAHFTAQPYDDESRRAAGTAVRRAVLGDAHVDRAAERGTGFTAAFQDLITRYAWGEIWTRPGLDRRTRSCITLTALVAHGQLDELAMHVGAAIRNGLTRDEIEEVLLQSAVYCGVPAANAAFATAQRVLSELDRAG